Genomic window (Chitinophagales bacterium):
TATACATAAAGAAAAGCAACCATTTGCAATTCATTAACTCCTTTTCTTACTTCAGAAGAATAAAGAATACTTATAGAAAAGATCTTACCAACGGCAACAGCGAAATTACCCCATCTGCAAGCGACCAAGATACCAGCCTATTCTACCTACTACTCTTTAGAGGTGTTTGGACAAATACTGTTTTAAAGAAATTCCAATTTCAAGCTGGATACGATTTTAACCTAGAATTTGCAAAAGGTCAGCGCTTAGAAAACAACGCCCAAAATATACAGGACTACGCACTTTATGCTACCGTTCAATACAACCCAATAGAAAAAATTTCTTTAAAAATAGGTGTGCGTGGCGCTTACAATACCAAATATGGCACTCCGGTAGTTCCCAGTTTCAATTTTAAATACAATATCAACCAAGCCGTTTCGCTAAGAGCAAGCTATGCTATGGGTTTCCGTGCACCTTCGCTTAAAGAATTAAGTATGCTTTTTGTAGATATAAACCACAACATTCAAGGCAACAAAAAACTAAAAGCAGAGCGTTCACACAATGCACAGTTAGAGTTGAATTACGAACCTCAATTCAAGCAATTTAAGTTCATGCTTCGCCCTTCTGTATTTTTCAACCACTTGTACAACATGATTTCATTGGTACTGGTGGATCCAAGCGCACAAGTATATTCCTATGTAAATATTGATAAATTCCAAAGTGTTGGTGGTAATATCAATGCCGGAATAACCCATAAATTTTTCGATATCCAGCTCGGTACTGCATATACAGGCCGCTACAATTCGCTAAGCGAAAATGCCAAGGTACCGCACTTTGGTTGGTCGCCAGAATTTACCGCTGCCCTCTCTGTAAACATTCCTAAAATAAACACCAGTATTGCTACATTCTATAAGTACAATGGAGCCATACCTGGCTACATGCTGGATGCCGAAGGCAATATCTACCAAACCACTATTCAGAGCTATTCTACGCTTGATATTTCTGTAACTGCACGAATCTGGAAAGAAAGATTCATCATAAGCACCGGAGCAAAAAACATACTAAACGTAAAGAATATCAATTACAATATTGCCGCTTCTACCACACACAGTTCTTCTAACAGTTCCATGAGTGTTGGCATGGGAGTAACCGGCTTCGTATCGCTAAAAATTAACCTTACCAATAATTTTAAGAATCATGAATAAAAACCGATTAAGCAAAAATTTATCATTCCTGCATTCAATAATCGGTATTGGAATTTTATCGGTATTGCCATTGCTCAGCTCTTGCGAAAAAGAAGAGCCGCTTTGGAAGTTGCCACCACCGGGCGAAGAAGAAATAGACCAAGTAGCTATGGGCGAAACATACACCACTACTGTATTCTACAAGTTCAAAACCCAAACCAAAATTGAACGAAGCATCAATCTCTTTCATCTTGCATTTGAATCCAATACCGAAGGATACAGAGTAAAGATGAACAACGGAAAAAATGTTCAAGTATTTAATACGCACAGCACTAATTTTTCCGAAACATTTTCAGTAAACAATAATACTGCATGGAGCTACGATGCGCCCAATGGCCATTTAGACTCTACTGCCATAGGTAATTGGTTAAGCAATACAGAAACAAGAGAATCAAAAAACGAAGTGTATATTATAGACTTAGGCGATGGTGCTTCGCCCAAGTACAAAAAGTTTCAACTATTACATGTAAGCGATTCTACCTACACCATTCAACACGCAAATACAGACAACAGCAACTTACAGCAGTGCACATTCAAAAAAGAAACCACTGCAACCTTCACCTACTTTGACTTTTTTTCTAACACCACCATAAACTACGAACCTTCGCCACTCGATTATGATATTGTATTCACCAAATACAAACATATTTTTAATGAAGATGGCGTAATTACACCCTACTCAGTAAATGGCGCACTGCTTAATCCTGTAAACACCTATGCAGCCAAAGGCAATGCCGGAGATTTCGCCTCCATATCGTACAACGATGCAGCACAACTCAACTATACAAATGCGGCTAACCTTATTGGCTATGGCTGGAAATATTACAACTTAGAAGAAAGCAAATACAGCGTACTCCCCAACTTGTTTGTAGTAAAAGATGCCGAAGGGGTGTTATGGAAACTAGAGTTTCTTGATTTCTATAACAACACAGGCTACAAAGGCTATCCCAAATTTAGATTTCAAAGACTGTAACGTATATGATGCAAGGAAAAAAAATACTATTAGTTGAAGATGAAGAAAGCATTGCCGATGCACTTAAAATAAACCTAGAAGAAGAAGGCTATGAAGTTACGCATGCCATAGACGGCCAAACGGCAATTGAATGTATAACTAAAGAACAATACAACATCTTGCTGCTCGATGTAATGCTGCCCGATAAAGATGGATACGAAGTTTGCAACTACTTTAGAAACCGCGATAAACTAACGCCTATTATTTTCTTATCGGCACTAAACGATGGCGAATCTAAAGTAAAAGGACTGCGAGCCGGAGCCGATGATTTTATTTGTAAACCCTTTAACCTCGATGAGCTGCTACTAAAAATAGAGCGTCTGTTATTTAAGGTAAATCCACGCACCAAAAACGATGTGGTTTACTTTGGCAATTGTTGGATAGACTTTACCGTGCGCGAAGCAAAAGGAGCCGATGGCAGTAAAATAAACATGAGCAAAATTGAACTCGACCTTGCCAAACTATTGATAGAAAATGAGAATAAACCCATGAAACGCGAGTACATCTACAAAAGCATTTGGGGCTACGATGACCGCAACCTGCCTAACTCTCGCACACTCGATAATTTTATTGTGTTCCTCAGAAAGTATTTTGAAAAAGATGCTGCGCATCCAAAACACTTCCTTGCAGTGCGCAGTATTGGCTATAAATTTCAGCGCTAAACCAAATGGTTAAAACAGTTTCCTTACATCAATAATTCCAACCGGGCAATGCTGCTTGGCGGTATTGTTTTCTTCGTACTCCCAGTCTTCTACATCCACCATGTAAATACCTTTTTTTGCGGCAGCGCCAACCAAAATAGCTCGTCCGTCTTTTTTAGAAACTATCCAACGCTTGGGTGCTGCCTCCACACATGCATTGCAGCCAATACATTTACTCCGGTACTGTATAACTTTATACATTACTACGCTTCAACTATTTTATAGAGTTTATCAGAAGGGCGCACTTTTTCTTTCACTTTAAAGGAAAACAAATCGCCTTTTCCTACCTGCTGCACAGCTTCATTGTTTACGCGCAATTCTTCTACGGTGGTTTCTACATAGCCGGTGGTAGGGCCGGTAATCATCACCTTATTTCCAATTTCAAGAAAATTGCTTTCTGCCCTAAATTCTCCAATTGCAGACTTTGCATAATACTTTACGCCCTTGCCAATATATACTTTCTTTTGCGTGGCTTTAGAGCCATATTCATTACTCCACTCGCCTATTTTTTTTCCTAAGTAATATCCATCCCAAAAGCCTCGATTATATACTGTTGCCAAGCGGTTGCGCCAGTCTTGAATTTTTCCTGCAGTGTAAGTACCTTCAAAATAAGCATCTATTGCTTCTCTATAACATTTAGTGGCAGTAAATACATAATCTGCCGAGCGCCCGCGTCCTTCAATTTTCATTACACTTACTCCGGCATCTATTACTTTATCTATAAAATCTATGGTACATAAATCTTTTGCCGACATTATGTACTCATTATCCACCTCAAATTCAATTCCTTCTTCTTTATCGGTAACTACATAACTTCTTCTGCAATTTTGTATGCAGGCTCCGCGGTTTGCCGATGCGTAATGTGAGTGTAAACTCATATAGCACTTACCGGAAATTGCCATGCAGAGTGCTCCGTGAACAAATATTTCAACCTCAATGAGTTTGCCTGCCGGCCCTGTGATATTCTTACGTTTAATGTTAGCACAAATATCTGCCACCTGTTTTAAACTTAACTCACGCGCGAGCACTACCACATCTGCAAATGCGCTGTAAAACTCAATTGTTTCTACATTAGATATATTGGCTTGTGTAGAAATATGCACCTCCATTCCTTCTTTGTGTGCCGCATGTATTGCTGCATGATCCGAAGCTATAATGGCAGAAATACCACTCTTTTTAGCTGCCTGTACAATACTTTTCATTAGCCTAATATCATGGTCGTAAAGTATAGTGTTTAGCGTAAGATAAGTTTTTACGTTATGATCCTTCCCTATTGCGGCAATTTTATCTAAATCATCTAACGTAAAATTATTAGTAGAGCGCGCACGCATGTTTAATTGCTCCACTCCAAAATATACCGCATTACAACCTGCCTTAATTGCAGCCATCATAGCTTCGTAAGAGCCTGCTGGCGCCATCAATTCTATCGGTCCTCTATTCTTGCCTTCCATAACTTTATACTTAAAAGCCGCAAATATAACCTCCACTTAGCGCCAAAATGCCGACATTCATCATGTTTTACACCCCATTTACTTCAATAATTTTAATTTATTGCAAAACTCAAAACATCGTATTTATGCATAACAACACTATAAATGCAGCCATTCAACTGGTTCCTTTGGCAAAGCGCAACGAGGCTTTTCTCACAATAGATAAAGCCATTGCTGCCATACAGCGCAGTGGATTATTGCATGAAGTTGGAGGGTTTGAAACAAACATAGAAGGCACCTACAACGATGTGATGAAACTGTTTAATGAAGTTTGTGAAGTGGCCAACCAAGGAGGAAATGAATTTTTAGTCTATCTGAAACTGCATGTTCATCCTCAAGAAAATTTATCGGCTGAAGAAAAGTTGAGGAAGTTTAAGTAACACACATTCAAAATTTAAAACATCCGAAATTGTGCTATACATTCGTTGAAAATATCCCTTATGTCTGCTTCGAATAATGTAACCTTTACACCCGCTGTGCATCGTGGCAAGGCGGTAATATTTATTCAGTTTCCCTACAATGCAAAATGGACGGCAGCAGTAAAAAAAATGCAAACTGCACAATGGAGCCAAAGCCGAAAGGCTTGGTACGTAGACGATAACCCTTACTTCAGAAACCGTTTTGGATTAACTTCCCAACATATTTCTAAAGAAGTATTGGTTAAAATACACGAAGTAAACCAAGCTGCATTGATAGAACTAGTAAATGCATTAGAAGTTAGAGCTTATAGCCCCAACACCATCAAAACATATAAAAATGAATTTGCACAACTACTCTATGCACTTAAAAGTTATCCGGTAAACGAATTGAGTGCCGAAAAGTTAAAGGCATATTTTTTGTATTGCCTACGAGAGTTAAAACATACCGAAAACCAGGTTCATAGTCGCTTTAATGCCATAAAATTTTACTTTGAAAAAGTATTGATGCGGGGAAAGTTATTTTTAGAAATTCCACGTCCGCAAAAGCCAAGTAAGCTACCCAAAGTAATCAACGCTGCCGACATAAAAAAGATGCTCAGCACCGTTACTAACATAAAGCACAACACCATGCTAAAACTATGCTATGGCATGGGTTTGCGGGTTTCGGAAATTGTAAACCTTAAAGTATCAGACATAGATAGCAAGCGCTTGCAAGTACTGGTAGAAAGAGCTAAAGGCAAAAAAGACCGCTATGTAAATCTACCTGAAAGCATATTAGACCAACTACGCGAATACTACAAGCAATACCGCCCAAAAACTTACTTATTCGAAGGGCAGTTCGGAGAAAAATACAGCACGCGAAGTGTGCAACTTATCTTTAAAACAGCCTTGCAAAAAGCCAAGATAAACAAGCCTGTGGGCATACACAGTTTAAGACACAGCTACGCCACTCACTTAATGGAAGCCGGAACTGATGTTTCTTTTATTCAAAAACTATTGGGGCACAACGATATTAAAACCACGCTTATTTATGCCCACGTGAGCAAAAAGGATTTAAATAAAATTAAAAGCCCCTTAGACAGTTTGTAAAGCAAATGCTTATGCAGCCAACTCCTCTTCGGCAGGTGCCAACTCAATTGGCTTATCTAATTCCACACGTAAGTTGTTTACAATAAACTCTTGGCGCTCCGGTGTGTTTTTACCCATGTAATACTCCAGCAAACCTTTTATGATTTTATCATCAGAAATAATTACGGGGCTTAGGCGCATTTCATCGCCAATAAAGCGCTCAAACTCTTCAGGCGAAATTTCTCCAAGACCTTT
Coding sequences:
- a CDS encoding TonB-dependent receptor; protein product: MGILVLLLCNVATAQVTLSIIDSKKKAAIEDVFVVAKNIESQKEFVGFTDSKGQLKLSISGKCKLQLKKLGYKIYEAETELHNNFQVALEASETELKDVVVTGHCTATTAQMAVNTIKTINKKKIEEMGAVTLRDVLTNQLNIRLTQDNVLGSSMNINGISGQNIKILIDGVPMIGRVNGNIDLSQINLNNIERIEIVEGPMSVVYGSDALGGVVNLISKRKVKDAFNYILNGYYESNGTYNTDARFALKKGNIELNISGGRNFFDGYDPNYKWENRTMQWKPRTQYFTDNSFTIKTKQSKHVLNGNFFTEKILNRGKPTVTPYSAYGFDEAYNTQRWGIGEQSDIYIKKSNHLQFINSFSYFRRIKNTYRKDLTNGNSEITPSASDQDTSLFYLLLFRGVWTNTVLKKFQFQAGYDFNLEFAKGQRLENNAQNIQDYALYATVQYNPIEKISLKIGVRGAYNTKYGTPVVPSFNFKYNINQAVSLRASYAMGFRAPSLKELSMLFVDINHNIQGNKKLKAERSHNAQLELNYEPQFKQFKFMLRPSVFFNHLYNMISLVLVDPSAQVYSYVNIDKFQSVGGNINAGITHKFFDIQLGTAYTGRYNSLSENAKVPHFGWSPEFTAALSVNIPKINTSIATFYKYNGAIPGYMLDAEGNIYQTTIQSYSTLDISVTARIWKERFIISTGAKNILNVKNINYNIAASTTHSSSNSSMSVGMGVTGFVSLKINLTNNFKNHE
- a CDS encoding HmuY family protein, with protein sequence MNKNRLSKNLSFLHSIIGIGILSVLPLLSSCEKEEPLWKLPPPGEEEIDQVAMGETYTTTVFYKFKTQTKIERSINLFHLAFESNTEGYRVKMNNGKNVQVFNTHSTNFSETFSVNNNTAWSYDAPNGHLDSTAIGNWLSNTETRESKNEVYIIDLGDGASPKYKKFQLLHVSDSTYTIQHANTDNSNLQQCTFKKETTATFTYFDFFSNTTINYEPSPLDYDIVFTKYKHIFNEDGVITPYSVNGALLNPVNTYAAKGNAGDFASISYNDAAQLNYTNAANLIGYGWKYYNLEESKYSVLPNLFVVKDAEGVLWKLEFLDFYNNTGYKGYPKFRFQRL
- a CDS encoding response regulator transcription factor — its product is MQGKKILLVEDEESIADALKINLEEEGYEVTHAIDGQTAIECITKEQYNILLLDVMLPDKDGYEVCNYFRNRDKLTPIIFLSALNDGESKVKGLRAGADDFICKPFNLDELLLKIERLLFKVNPRTKNDVVYFGNCWIDFTVREAKGADGSKINMSKIELDLAKLLIENENKPMKREYIYKSIWGYDDRNLPNSRTLDNFIVFLRKYFEKDAAHPKHFLAVRSIGYKFQR
- a CDS encoding ferredoxin, coding for MYKVIQYRSKCIGCNACVEAAPKRWIVSKKDGRAILVGAAAKKGIYMVDVEDWEYEENNTAKQHCPVGIIDVRKLF
- a CDS encoding U32 family peptidase; this translates as MEGKNRGPIELMAPAGSYEAMMAAIKAGCNAVYFGVEQLNMRARSTNNFTLDDLDKIAAIGKDHNVKTYLTLNTILYDHDIRLMKSIVQAAKKSGISAIIASDHAAIHAAHKEGMEVHISTQANISNVETIEFYSAFADVVVLARELSLKQVADICANIKRKNITGPAGKLIEVEIFVHGALCMAISGKCYMSLHSHYASANRGACIQNCRRSYVVTDKEEGIEFEVDNEYIMSAKDLCTIDFIDKVIDAGVSVMKIEGRGRSADYVFTATKCYREAIDAYFEGTYTAGKIQDWRNRLATVYNRGFWDGYYLGKKIGEWSNEYGSKATQKKVYIGKGVKYYAKSAIGEFRAESNFLEIGNKVMITGPTTGYVETTVEELRVNNEAVQQVGKGDLFSFKVKEKVRPSDKLYKIVEA
- a CDS encoding thiamine-binding protein; protein product: MHNNTINAAIQLVPLAKRNEAFLTIDKAIAAIQRSGLLHEVGGFETNIEGTYNDVMKLFNEVCEVANQGGNEFLVYLKLHVHPQENLSAEEKLRKFK
- a CDS encoding tyrosine-type recombinase/integrase; the encoded protein is MSASNNVTFTPAVHRGKAVIFIQFPYNAKWTAAVKKMQTAQWSQSRKAWYVDDNPYFRNRFGLTSQHISKEVLVKIHEVNQAALIELVNALEVRAYSPNTIKTYKNEFAQLLYALKSYPVNELSAEKLKAYFLYCLRELKHTENQVHSRFNAIKFYFEKVLMRGKLFLEIPRPQKPSKLPKVINAADIKKMLSTVTNIKHNTMLKLCYGMGLRVSEIVNLKVSDIDSKRLQVLVERAKGKKDRYVNLPESILDQLREYYKQYRPKTYLFEGQFGEKYSTRSVQLIFKTALQKAKINKPVGIHSLRHSYATHLMEAGTDVSFIQKLLGHNDIKTTLIYAHVSKKDLNKIKSPLDSL